The Stigmatella ashevillena genomic sequence GCGGCCGCGGCAGGCGTCTGCGGTGGCTCCTCCCCTCCGAAAAGGGCTTCTTCGTCAGGCCGGGATTGAGCCGCCGCGGGCAAGCACGTGAAGGCCGTGGCCAGAGCGGCCGCTGTGGCAAACGCGCGGGAGCTCATCGGCTCTTACTCTCAAGCCAGGCCTTGGTGAAGATGTTGGCCTCCAGCGCCCGCAGGTCCACGCTCTTGATGAGGATGACGGTGGAGTTGGCCTTCTCCACCTCGTCGTAGATGCGGATCTCCTGGGGGTACCAGACCTCGGCGCTCTTGGACTCGCTGAACAGCTTCTGCCACTTCGGATAATAGAGGGTGCGCATCAGCCGACCCGACAGGGCGAACTCCTGGCGCTTGAGGATGTTGCTGGTGGCCGTGTCCACCCACAGCTTGATGACGGGGTACGCCACGTCGATGCCAGAGCGGGCCTGAAGCGACAGCTTGTGCACCTTGAACTTTCCCAGCGCCTCTTCCCCTTCGTAGGTGGGCTCGTACTCCTCGGCCAGGCGCGACTCGTCGAAGTCGGCGCGGCGGCTGTCTGTCCCGGCGATGCGCTCGCGCTCCGTGCGCCGCTCCCACTTGCCCACGTTGGGATCATAGCTCCACAGGTTCTTGTCCAGCCGCAGGTAGCCCTTGCCCGCCTCTCCCTTCGGCTTCGAGAAGAGAATCATCAGCTTGTCGTCCGCGTCGCGCCGGTAGACGAGCGCCTCGCGCACGGTGTCCGCCTTGTCCTTCTCCTTCTGCTCCAGATAGGCCAGCGATTTGTAATCGCCGCCGTTGCGCTGCCGGTCGTCAATGATCTCCAGCAGCTTCTTCATCTCGGCGGCATCCAGCGCCAGGGCGGTGGGAGCGGCCAGCAACACCGCCGCCAGCGCGGCGCACAGCAGGGGCTGAACAGTCATGGGCATCATCCAATGTGGTGCATGGCCGTCACGGGCTTCATCCGCGCGGCGAGAAAGGAGGGAATAAGGCTCACCGCCATGGCACACAGCGTGATGAGCGTCACAGCGAACGTCACCGAGCCAGGATCGACCTTCAGGAACCAGTTTTCCGTCAGCAGCATCACCTGGACGACCTCGGGCGCTCTCACGCTCTGGGCATTGATGGCCAGACAGAAGACCGTGGCCAGCGTGGCGCCGGTCAGGGTCGCCGAGAGGCTGAGCATCAGCGCCTCGGTCAGGAACATCACCAGCACCCGGCGCCGCTGCATGCCGATGGCGCGCAGCGTGCCCACCTCGCGGGTGCGCTCGCGGATGGCGATCCACAGCGTGTTCATGATGCCCACGGCGATGATGACCAGCAGCACGAAGGTCAGGAAGCCCGTCAGGAAGGTGAGCCCCTTCACCACCCACTGCACGAAGGAGATCTCGTCCTCCCAGTTGGTGATGTCCAGCTTCTGTCCCGTCCAGCCCTCGCGGTTGATGGAATCGAACTTCATCCAGAAGGCGCGCGGATCATTGTCCATCAGCGTGTAGTTCGCCGCAGCGAGCTTCTCGCGCAGGCGCTGCTGCACGGCGGGGATGGCCTCCATGTTCTTGAGGTACAGGTAGATGGCCCCCGTCGTGTCGGCCTTGAGCTGGTAGAGGTCCTGCAAGCTCTTGCTGGGCACGAAGGTGTTGAACGAGCTCATCATCCCCACATTGGCCGCGATGGCCACCACCCGCACGTCCAAGGTGTTGTTGGTGCCGCGCAGCGTGGGGGCCGACAGGGTCAGCGAGTCGCCCACGCGCACCTCCAGCTTCTTGGCCTGCTCCTCGAAGATGAGGATGGTGCCCGGCTCCCGCAGATCATCCAGCTTGCCTTGCCGGATCTGGAGAATCTTGCGGAAGCCTTGCTCCTGCGCCACGTCGATTCCGCCCACGCCCACCTGCATGGACCCCGTGTCGGAGACGAGCTTGGCCCACCCTCGCCCACGCTGGGACACGTAGTCCACCTCGGGAACCTCCTTGTGGATGAGCTCGATGATCTTGGGATAGTTGACGACCACGGCCGCGGCCTGGCCGGAGGTCACCTTGTAGAAACCGCCCACGTTCACATGTCCGCTCATCAGCGTGGTGGCGGACTCGAGCATGGTGGCCCGCATCCCGTTGGTCACCCCCATCAGGATGATGAGCAACGCGGTGACGCCCGCGATAGCGCCCCCGAGCAACAACGTGCGCCTGCGGTGTGCCAGCAGATTGCGGAAGGCAATGAGGAGAATCTGGAGCATGGAAGTCACTCGTCCGTCTGCATCGCCGTGACGGGCGACACACGGGTGGCCAGGAACGCGGGGTAGAGCGTCGAGAAGATGGACACCCCCACCACCAGCAGGAACGCGGTGATGAAGTTGCCGAGGCTGAGGAAGGGCAACAGCCGGGGACCGCTGAAGAAGAAATACAGCTCTTCACTGACCGCGGGGATGCCCACGTGGCCCAGGTACGAGATCAACCCGCTTCCCAGCCCCGCCCCGGCGCCGCCGAACACCATGCCCAGGACCACCGTCTCCAGCAGGATCATGGACAGGATGAAGGTGCGCTGGGCGCCGATGGCGCGCATGGTGCCTACCTCTCGGACGCGCTGGAGCGTGGCCATCATCACCGCGTTGTTGATGATGGCGAGCACCACGACAAAGAGGATGACGATGATGCCCCAAAGCACCATCTTCATCAGCAACACGAACTGGCCAATGAGCCCCACGGCCTTCTGCCAGCTCACCACGCGCAACTTCGCGTCTTGGACCTCTGGGGATTGCTGGAGCTCGGCCAAGGTGCTCTCCAGCTTGGACGGATCCTTGAGGATGAGGGCGGCGCTGAGCACCATCCCATCCTCCACCTCCCGCTTGGAGTAGACACGCTTGAGCAGGTCCTCTTTGCGCAGGGCAGCACCCTCGGACTGGATCTGCTCGTTCTCATTGATGAGGCCCGGGGTGGCCTCGGCCACCAGGGTGGAAGGCGCCTCCTCGCCGAAGAGGGCGTCTTCGGCGTTCTCTCGCTTCACCTCAGCCAGTCCGCTCTTGGCCTGGAGCTGGGCGATCTCCGCCCTCTTGTCCTCGGTGAGATAGCCGTACAGCTCGCGGAAGGACACCAAG encodes the following:
- a CDS encoding outer membrane lipoprotein-sorting protein; its protein translation is MPMTVQPLLCAALAAVLLAAPTALALDAAEMKKLLEIIDDRQRNGGDYKSLAYLEQKEKDKADTVREALVYRRDADDKLMILFSKPKGEAGKGYLRLDKNLWSYDPNVGKWERRTERERIAGTDSRRADFDESRLAEEYEPTYEGEEALGKFKVHKLSLQARSGIDVAYPVIKLWVDTATSNILKRQEFALSGRLMRTLYYPKWQKLFSESKSAEVWYPQEIRIYDEVEKANSTVILIKSVDLRALEANIFTKAWLESKSR
- a CDS encoding ABC transporter permease; translated protein: MLQILLIAFRNLLAHRRRTLLLGGAIAGVTALLIILMGVTNGMRATMLESATTLMSGHVNVGGFYKVTSGQAAAVVVNYPKIIELIHKEVPEVDYVSQRGRGWAKLVSDTGSMQVGVGGIDVAQEQGFRKILQIRQGKLDDLREPGTILIFEEQAKKLEVRVGDSLTLSAPTLRGTNNTLDVRVVAIAANVGMMSSFNTFVPSKSLQDLYQLKADTTGAIYLYLKNMEAIPAVQQRLREKLAAANYTLMDNDPRAFWMKFDSINREGWTGQKLDITNWEDEISFVQWVVKGLTFLTGFLTFVLLVIIAVGIMNTLWIAIRERTREVGTLRAIGMQRRRVLVMFLTEALMLSLSATLTGATLATVFCLAINAQSVRAPEVVQVMLLTENWFLKVDPGSVTFAVTLITLCAMAVSLIPSFLAARMKPVTAMHHIG